The following proteins are co-located in the Arctopsyche grandis isolate Sample6627 chromosome 3, ASM5162203v2, whole genome shotgun sequence genome:
- the LOC143923116 gene encoding prion-like-(Q/N-rich) domain-bearing protein 25: MDKITNSLVLLVLIAAEISATISGSLESNSHKQGIDATSCIDGHCSCPSGQQLYHDICMDASPYLFSPCEIDIQCERLSGYHFCDNVTKTCKCKEGYRYLNGRCWPKAEYGEPCITKEQCFHPLQTFSMDCIDGTCQCAKDHYTRQKGECRKIASKKDDTCVLNSDCKIEGAPNAICNNVTMLCTVDSRVTFDPKMSEINNSNVKSDKNVKKVFLGASCTNNDDCAKEHGAAECSLQKHCICKIGYYPNKDNTLCSAELGQIVPSDGKTVCEGRLAIIVDGVCDCPNGFFYETDANRNCKKPARNFKDGCADDDTCYTFGKAGRCTQAEGSIFKNCDCDITISRKDEQNQMCALFEKLIGDQCVPEDVCPTESKCVNKVCECNKGTIAALENSICLQTELELNMACLIDDQCSTKNSKCIQEKCSCQENYYQDGKECKESIGSSCGSNNDCKILNSECQLDSHDSKKGGTCQCINGFLNDEDKFCLQPSLLGESCDKSVQCGKPVDGEITTDCVNGTCTCVDKYHEENEACWKNTGLKGVCSRNSQCYLPDGMSSRVECRNSMCQCKFDYSPQYIPDMCNGANILRGFQLSLIYSLLLIVSVVQN, encoded by the exons ATGGATAAAATAACTAATTCGTTAGTGTTATTAGTGTTGATTGCTGCGGAAATCTCTGCAACAATTTCAG gTTCATTAGAAAGTAATTCACATAAACAAGGTATTGATGCTACTTCTTGTATAGATGGACATTGCTCTTGTCCTAGTGGACAACAACTATATCATGACATTTGCATGGATG catcACCGTATTTATTTTCTCCGTGTGAAATCGACATTCAATGTGAACGGCTATCGGGGTATCATTTTTGTGACAATGTGACAA AAACGTGCAAGTGTAAAGAAGGATATCGGTATTTGAATGGACGATGTTGGCCAAAGGCTGAATATGGCGAGCCTTGTATCACCAAGGAACAATGCTTTCATCCTCTGCAAACATTTTCAATGGATTGCATCGATGGCACCTGTCAATGTGCGAAAGACCACTACACTAGACAGAAAGGAGAGTGTCGAAAAATAGCAAGCA aaaAAGACGACACTTGTGTGTTAAACAGCGACTGTAAAATCGAGGGTGCACCCAATGCTATATGCAACAATGTTACGATGTTGTGTACAGTAGACTCAAGAGTAACATTTGACCCTAAAATGTCAGAAATCAACAATtcgaatgtcaaatctgacaaaaatgtgaaaaaagtgTTTTTGGGTGCTTCGTGTACAAATAATGACGACTGTGCGAAAGAACATGGTGCAGCAGAATGTTCCCTTCAAAAACATTGCATATGTAAAATTGGATACTATCCTAATAAAGACAACACCTTGTGCTCTGCag AGCTTGGCCAAATTGTTCCATCTGATGGAAAAACTGTATGTGAGGGCAGATTGGCAATTATAGTCGACGGTGTCTGCGATTGTCCCAATGGATTCTTTTACGAAACCGATGCTAATAGGAATTGCAAGAAGC ccgCTCGAAACTTCAAAGATGGCTGTGCTGACGATGACACCTGCTATACATTTGGTAAAGCAGGTCGTTGCACGCAAGCTGAAGGCTCTATTTTCAAGAATTGCGACTGCGACATCACTATTTCGCGCAAGGATGAACAAAATCAAATGTGTGCCCTGTTTGAAAAGC ttattgGAGATCAGTGCGTTCCCGAGGACGTTTGTCCAACTGAATCTAAATGCGTCAACAAGGTCTGCGAGTGCAATAAAGGTACCATTGCAGCACTGGAAAATTCTATTTGTTTGCAAACTGAGCTGG AATTGAACATGGCGTGCTTGATAGACGATCAGTGTTCAACCAAAAATTCTAAATGCATACAAGAAAAGTGCTCCTGCCAAGAAAATTATTACCAAGACGGAAAAGAATGTAAAGAATCCATAGGATCTTCTTGCGGTTCAAATAATGATTGCAAGATATTAAATAGCGAATGTCAACTTGATAGTCATGACAGCAAAAAAGGCGGCACTTGTCAATGCATCAATGGATTTTTGAACGACGAAGATAAATTTTGTTTGCAAC CGTCTTTACTCGGCGAAAGCTGTGATAAATCTGTACAATGTGGGAAACCTGTGGATGGAGAAATTACTACTGATTGTGTCAACGGTACATGCACTTGTGTTGATAAATATCACGAAGAAAATGAAGCTTGTTGGAAAAATACAG GGCTGAAGGGGGTGTGTTCTAGAAATTCACAATGCTACTTGCCGGATGGAATGTCCAGTAGAGTGGAATGCAGAAATTCAATGTGCCAATGCAAGTTCGATTACTCTCCCCAATATATTCCGGACATGTGCAACG